Proteins encoded in a region of the Rothia mucilaginosa genome:
- a CDS encoding ATP-binding cassette domain-containing protein, protein MSRHITLDHISYAHPTQPPLFADLSAVFSAPLTGLIGDNGCGKTTLMRLILGDLTPDSGSLAVPERMAYLPQDLGLGREQTLAELCGISETLRALQAVESGEYSPELYEVIGDNWDVEERTLATLATYGFTPATLVDRDNPEAIRALFTRDMRSFSGGEAVIAALASLMVSDPEFILLDEPTNNLDSVAKAQLFTALEALPCPALIISHDRDLLERVNVIAELHADRQGLAHLRIFESNYSTYRQALETEQQAAQRRVTEAKNEVRSAQREWVQAQEIISKNMSRVWKDDQPDTILALAKDASRQAAAKLRVLRVGKQEEAQEAYQNAQDQVRIQEKIYAELSQRPLPAGRKVLELSRVDSSQVSRETFTVQQPTKVDSLHFSPAEANSESQQGTPAEHPEHLILSGPEHLRITGANGSGKTTLLNAIAHAGDADYLSPVQPAYRVDYCIEGAYIPQRITLDPELTLLQSVQRANPGVSEQHLRDQLARLLFRRESVHHKTGELSGGERFRAAVAQVLLADPVPQLLMLDEPTNNLDISSVDWLVQALEAYTGALIVVSHDEDFCRRIRIDRTLAL, encoded by the coding sequence ATGTCACGTCACATTACACTCGATCATATTTCGTATGCGCATCCGACCCAACCTCCGCTTTTTGCGGATCTATCGGCAGTATTTTCGGCGCCTCTGACCGGACTCATTGGCGACAACGGTTGCGGAAAAACAACCCTCATGAGGTTGATTTTGGGTGATTTAACCCCGGATTCTGGCTCTTTGGCGGTCCCGGAGCGCATGGCGTATCTACCCCAGGATTTGGGCCTGGGTCGGGAGCAGACCCTCGCCGAGCTCTGCGGTATCTCTGAGACTCTGCGGGCGCTGCAGGCGGTAGAATCCGGTGAGTACTCCCCCGAACTCTACGAGGTCATCGGGGATAATTGGGACGTTGAGGAGCGTACCCTAGCTACTTTGGCAACCTACGGGTTTACCCCAGCAACCCTGGTTGATCGTGATAATCCGGAGGCTATCCGAGCTCTCTTTACTCGCGATATGCGCAGCTTCTCCGGTGGCGAGGCGGTCATTGCGGCACTTGCCTCACTCATGGTTTCTGACCCCGAGTTCATTCTGTTGGATGAGCCAACAAATAACCTGGACTCCGTGGCGAAGGCGCAGCTCTTCACCGCGCTGGAGGCACTGCCCTGCCCGGCGCTGATTATTAGTCACGACCGCGACCTGCTGGAGCGTGTGAACGTGATTGCGGAGCTTCACGCGGACCGTCAGGGACTGGCTCATCTACGCATCTTCGAGAGCAACTACAGCACCTACCGGCAGGCGCTGGAGACCGAACAGCAGGCAGCTCAGCGTCGCGTGACCGAGGCGAAGAATGAGGTGCGTTCGGCACAGCGTGAGTGGGTGCAGGCTCAGGAGATTATCTCGAAGAACATGTCCCGCGTGTGGAAGGATGATCAGCCTGACACGATTCTTGCCCTCGCCAAGGATGCCTCACGGCAGGCGGCGGCGAAGCTTCGAGTTCTGCGCGTGGGCAAGCAGGAGGAGGCTCAAGAGGCGTATCAGAACGCTCAGGATCAGGTGCGCATCCAGGAGAAAATCTATGCCGAGCTGAGCCAGCGGCCCCTACCCGCGGGACGTAAGGTGCTGGAGCTGAGCAGGGTTGATTCCAGCCAGGTTTCACGTGAAACATTTACTGTTCAGCAACCTACCAAGGTTGATTCTCTGCATTTTTCACCCGCCGAGGCGAATAGCGAGAGTCAGCAGGGAACCCCGGCGGAGCACCCCGAACATCTGATTCTCAGCGGCCCCGAGCACCTGCGTATTACCGGCGCAAACGGTAGCGGCAAGACCACCCTTTTGAACGCTATCGCCCACGCAGGCGATGCGGACTACCTCTCCCCCGTGCAGCCCGCCTACCGCGTCGACTATTGCATCGAGGGGGCGTATATTCCGCAGCGCATTACCCTCGACCCGGAGCTGACTCTTCTGCAGAGCGTGCAGCGGGCTAACCCCGGGGTGAGCGAACAGCATCTTCGTGATCAGCTGGCGCGGCTACTTTTCCGTCGTGAGAGCGTGCACCATAAGACCGGTGAGCTCTCCGGTGGTGAGCGTTTCCGTGCAGCGGTGGCGCAGGTTCTTTTGGCGGATCCGGTGCCGCAGCTGCTCATGCTGGATGAGCCGACGAATAACCTCGATATTTCGTCGGTGGATTGGTTGGTGCAGGCGCTCGAAGCCTATACTGGCGCGCTCATCGTGGTGAGCCATGATGAGGATTTCTGCCGCCGCATCCGCATTGACCGCACGCTGGCACTCTAG